A region of Veillonellaceae bacterium DNA encodes the following proteins:
- a CDS encoding acyl-CoA mutase large subunit family protein: MDEQKPQEPVKQLTDKELEAILRQSERKTEFPAVSFDEFTPPTYEEWVDACNALLKGKPFEKTMYTPTYEGITFDPIYTWRTGPSAVDDILPVDDYPGMGDFVRGAKVNGYKCAPWGIAQACDETLPKENNELLKHEIDKGSTVYNIRLDTPTMHGVDAQNAKHVGNIGVSITTLEDMSTLLDGLDLKKYPIMIYCGADSMRMIALAAAALKAKGEPVENLHGVIGANPLAQMAKAGRLRQSLESHYDDMAEAIRWTTKNAPNLRTIFVRSDIFSRGGANAVQETAYTFGMAVEYIRAMLKRGLSIHDIARSIQFGFNTGATFYIEIAKLRAARQVWANILEAFGADEADRGAVIHARPAYLTKTIFDIGVNMLRNTTEIFSAVVGGVDTYENEPYDETVRKGDEFSRRIARNVQILLQEEFGMLRPIDPAGGSWAIEALTKEMAEKVWAEFQKIEDLGGMKKAFEAGYPQEQILEVVKKRFKALDLRKDRAVGTNMYPNMTEVLLEPRPEDTPALKKELSEAAAAYRKTIDKEFMGKKLEELEGTEEGRLDKAIEAFMAGATVGEVREALKGEESGVEGIKPITEHRWTERFEQLRFDTEAYKKETGKNVEVFLANMGKIPQHKARADFSTSFLQVGEFNVHLNDGFQDDEGKPGSRWEKCIEALKAGCDDQGTPYDCAVICSKDDTYPEDVPALAPKMKEILGNGTLFLAGAAPKDLEKVYREAGVDDFISVKANCYEILRNLQKAKGMKITEKEVN, encoded by the coding sequence ATGGATGAACAAAAACCCCAGGAACCAGTAAAACAGCTTACCGATAAGGAACTGGAAGCCATCCTGCGCCAGTCCGAACGTAAGACTGAGTTCCCGGCCGTCAGTTTCGATGAATTCACGCCGCCGACCTACGAGGAATGGGTCGATGCGTGCAACGCTCTTCTCAAGGGGAAACCTTTCGAGAAGACAATGTATACCCCGACATACGAGGGTATTACATTCGATCCGATCTACACATGGCGGACCGGCCCCTCTGCGGTTGACGACATTCTTCCCGTTGATGACTATCCGGGAATGGGTGATTTCGTAAGAGGCGCTAAGGTTAATGGTTACAAATGTGCACCTTGGGGCATCGCTCAGGCTTGCGATGAAACACTCCCGAAGGAAAACAATGAACTTCTGAAACATGAAATTGATAAAGGTTCAACTGTATATAATATCCGCCTTGATACACCGACTATGCATGGCGTGGATGCTCAGAATGCCAAGCATGTAGGCAATATCGGTGTAAGCATCACAACCCTGGAAGATATGAGCACGCTGCTTGATGGTCTGGATCTGAAAAAATATCCGATCATGATCTACTGCGGTGCTGATTCCATGAGGATGATTGCACTGGCTGCAGCAGCATTGAAAGCAAAAGGCGAACCTGTTGAAAATCTGCATGGCGTTATCGGGGCCAACCCGCTGGCGCAGATGGCAAAAGCAGGCAGACTCAGACAGTCGCTGGAATCCCACTATGACGACATGGCTGAAGCCATCAGATGGACAACAAAGAATGCGCCGAATCTGCGTACTATTTTCGTTCGTTCTGATATATTCTCCCGAGGCGGCGCTAATGCGGTTCAGGAAACTGCATATACCTTCGGTATGGCAGTTGAGTATATCAGAGCCATGCTGAAACGCGGACTGTCCATTCATGATATTGCAAGAAGCATCCAGTTCGGTTTCAATACGGGAGCTACCTTCTACATTGAAATTGCAAAACTCCGTGCTGCCCGTCAGGTCTGGGCCAACATCCTGGAAGCATTCGGTGCAGATGAAGCTGACCGCGGCGCAGTCATTCATGCGCGTCCTGCTTATTTAACAAAAACAATTTTCGATATCGGCGTAAACATGCTGCGCAACACAACAGAAATCTTCTCGGCAGTTGTCGGCGGAGTCGATACTTATGAAAATGAGCCATACGATGAAACAGTAAGAAAGGGCGATGAATTCTCCCGCCGTATCGCACGCAACGTGCAGATCCTCCTGCAGGAAGAATTCGGAATGCTCCGTCCTATCGATCCGGCTGGCGGTTCCTGGGCTATTGAAGCACTTACCAAGGAAATGGCTGAAAAAGTCTGGGCTGAATTCCAGAAGATCGAAGATCTGGGCGGCATGAAGAAAGCTTTCGAAGCCGGATATCCGCAGGAACAGATTCTTGAAGTCGTCAAGAAGCGTTTCAAAGCACTGGATCTTAGAAAAGACCGCGCTGTCGGAACCAATATGTATCCGAATATGACAGAAGTTCTTCTCGAACCAAGACCGGAAGATACACCGGCACTGAAGAAAGAACTGTCTGAAGCAGCAGCAGCTTACAGGAAGACCATTGATAAAGAATTCATGGGCAAGAAGCTTGAAGAGCTGGAAGGCACTGAAGAGGGCAGACTGGACAAGGCCATTGAAGCGTTCATGGCAGGCGCAACAGTCGGAGAAGTCAGAGAAGCGCTGAAGGGAGAAGAAAGCGGCGTCGAAGGTATCAAGCCGATCACTGAACACCGCTGGACCGAACGTTTTGAACAGCTCCGCTTTGATACAGAAGCATACAAGAAAGAAACCGGCAAGAATGTTGAAGTATTCCTGGCTAACATGGGCAAGATTCCGCAGCATAAAGCCAGAGCCGATTTCTCCACCTCCTTCCTGCAGGTCGGTGAATTCAATGTACACCTGAATGATGGTTTCCAGGATGATGAAGGCAAGCCGGGATCCCGCTGGGAAAAGTGCATCGAAGCACTCAAAGCCGGCTGTGATGATCAGGGGACACCATATGACTGTGCTGTCATTTGTTCCAAGGATGATACCTATCCGGAAGACGTTCCGGCCCTGGCTCCTAAGATGAAGGAAATCCTCGGAAACGGAACCTTGTTCCTGGCAGGTGCAGCTCCAAAAGATCTGGAAAAGGTATATCGTGAAGCCGGAGTTGACGACTTCATCAGCGTAAAAGCAAATTGTTATGAAATCCTCCGTAATCTGCAGAAAGCCAAAGGAATGAAGATCACGGAAAAGGAGGTAAACTAA
- the scpA gene encoding methylmalonyl-CoA mutase, which produces MAMNPDFTKLGLSGHPHCDYDTWKGDLEGITGAKYEDLYENTMERIPVGPLYTKDIYNECNHLDFMSGIPPFLRGPYSTMYVFRPWTVRQYAGFSTAEESNAFYKRNLAAGQKGLSIAFDLPTHRGYDADNPRVVGDVGKAGVSVCSMLDMNILFDGIPLDQMSVSMTMNGAVLPILAFFITAGIEQGVDKKILQGTIQNDILKEFMVRNTYIYPPDMSMRIIGDIFEYTTKYMPKFNSISISGYHIQECGATCDLELGYTLADGMEYIRCGEKAGLPVDAFAKRLSFFWDQGKNYFMEIAKMRAARVLWAKILKSFGAENPKSMALRTHSQTSGWSLTEQDPFNNIARTCMEAMSAALGHTQSLHTNALDEAIALPTDFSARLARNTQLYIQDETKSCKIIDPWGGSYYVEYLTNEVIKRAWAHIQEVEALGGMSKAIATGLPKMRIEECAARRQADIDSGKETIVGLNKYRLAKEDPLNVLSIDNTAVREAQIKRLEKLRSIRDPEAVRRDLEAITKCAESRDNGNLLEAAVQAAHDRASLGEISDAVEKVSGRYNAVIHTVSGVYSSEFEDSSKLNEAKSLVETFEKLEGRRPRIFFAKMGQDGHDRGQKVLATSFADMGWDVDVGPLFQTPEEAAQDAVDNDVHIVGFSSLAAGHKTLLPSIVEELKKLGRDDILVCIGGVIPPQDYQFLYDHGAQAIFGPGTNIPECCIKLLQMLVDRAKEEQVREG; this is translated from the coding sequence ATGGCGATGAATCCCGATTTTACGAAGTTAGGGCTTAGCGGTCATCCTCATTGTGATTACGATACCTGGAAAGGTGATCTGGAAGGAATCACAGGAGCAAAGTATGAGGATCTTTACGAAAATACGATGGAACGTATCCCGGTAGGACCTCTTTATACGAAAGACATTTATAACGAATGCAATCATCTGGACTTCATGTCCGGGATTCCTCCGTTCCTGCGCGGACCGTATTCGACGATGTACGTATTCCGTCCGTGGACAGTCCGCCAGTATGCAGGCTTCTCCACTGCAGAAGAATCCAATGCATTCTACAAGAGAAACCTTGCTGCAGGGCAGAAAGGCCTCTCCATTGCATTCGACCTCCCGACACACAGAGGCTACGATGCAGATAACCCCCGCGTTGTCGGCGACGTTGGCAAGGCAGGCGTATCCGTCTGCTCCATGCTCGATATGAACATCCTCTTCGACGGCATTCCGCTGGATCAGATGTCCGTATCCATGACAATGAACGGCGCAGTACTGCCGATCCTGGCATTCTTCATTACAGCCGGCATTGAACAGGGCGTAGACAAGAAAATTCTCCAGGGCACCATTCAGAACGATATCCTGAAGGAATTCATGGTACGTAATACTTACATCTACCCGCCGGATATGTCCATGCGAATCATCGGCGATATCTTCGAATACACCACGAAGTACATGCCGAAATTCAACTCCATCTCCATTTCCGGTTACCACATTCAGGAATGCGGCGCTACCTGCGACCTTGAACTTGGTTATACACTGGCCGATGGTATGGAATACATCCGCTGCGGCGAAAAAGCAGGACTTCCGGTCGATGCCTTCGCAAAGAGACTTTCCTTCTTCTGGGATCAGGGCAAGAACTACTTCATGGAAATTGCCAAGATGCGTGCAGCACGTGTCCTCTGGGCAAAGATCCTGAAATCCTTCGGCGCAGAAAACCCGAAATCCATGGCTCTGCGTACCCATTCCCAAACCTCCGGCTGGTCCCTGACCGAACAGGATCCATTCAACAACATTGCCCGTACATGTATGGAAGCTATGTCTGCCGCATTGGGTCACACACAGTCACTGCATACCAACGCACTGGATGAAGCCATCGCTCTTCCGACTGACTTCTCCGCCCGTCTGGCTCGTAATACACAGCTTTACATCCAGGATGAAACCAAATCCTGTAAGATCATCGATCCGTGGGGCGGTTCCTACTACGTCGAATATCTGACCAACGAAGTTATCAAACGCGCCTGGGCTCATATTCAGGAAGTAGAAGCACTGGGCGGCATGTCCAAGGCAATTGCAACCGGCCTTCCGAAGATGCGTATCGAAGAATGCGCCGCACGCCGTCAGGCAGACATCGATTCCGGTAAGGAAACCATTGTCGGCCTTAATAAATACAGACTGGCAAAAGAAGATCCATTGAACGTACTGTCCATTGATAACACGGCTGTACGTGAAGCACAGATCAAACGCCTTGAAAAATTGAGAAGCATTCGTGATCCGGAAGCTGTCCGCCGCGATCTGGAAGCCATCACCAAGTGCGCTGAATCCCGTGACAACGGCAACCTCCTTGAAGCAGCCGTACAGGCAGCACATGACCGCGCATCCCTGGGAGAAATTTCCGATGCCGTTGAAAAAGTATCCGGAAGATACAATGCTGTCATTCATACAGTATCCGGCGTTTACTCCAGTGAATTTGAAGATTCTTCAAAACTGAACGAAGCCAAATCCCTGGTAGAAACATTTGAAAAACTCGAAGGCCGCCGTCCCCGTATTTTCTTCGCAAAGATGGGTCAGGATGGTCACGACAGAGGACAGAAAGTTCTGGCGACATCCTTCGCAGATATGGGCTGGGACGTCGACGTAGGACCTTTATTCCAGACACCGGAAGAAGCTGCACAGGATGCAGTGGATAACGATGTTCATATTGTTGGCTTCTCCTCCCTGGCGGCAGGACATAAGACACTGCTCCCGAGTATCGTGGAAGAGCTGAAGAAACTGGGCCGCGATGATATTCTCGTCTGCATTGGCGGGGTTATTCCTCCACAGGATTACCAGTTCCTCTACGACCATGGTGCACAGGCTATCTTCGGACCAGGCACCAACATCCCGGAATGCTGCATTAAGTTGCTGCAGATGCTTGTAGACCGCGCTAAGGAAGAACAAGTCAGGGAAGGTTAA
- the meaB gene encoding methylmalonyl Co-A mutase-associated GTPase MeaB codes for MPENDDDLRPSWVPKEDNPEFACSVMRGIDSTVNSVTENKYYPKEALRKVPLRKKLTVDEYVKGVESGDRMILAKAITLIESNAPRDFDKAQRVLQALLPRTGKALRIGITGVPGAGKSTFIEAFGTILCQQGFKVAVLAVDPTSSITGGSILGDKTRMQTLSREPNCFIRPSPSGGTLGGVARKSRETMLLCEAAGCDVILVETVGVGQSETTVRDMVDFFMLVVLTGAGDELQGIKKGIMELADAIVVNKADGDNLTKAQVTCGEYERMVEFVRPATEGWKTHAYCCSALKKTGLLELWAVMRKFEKVTKKSGAFQNRRQRQVLSWVHSMINEHLHNLFFEDPLIKSRMPDVRAAVLAGVISPSQAVSELIKLFEEDHSMESRHPL; via the coding sequence ATGCCTGAAAATGATGATGATTTAAGACCCAGCTGGGTACCGAAAGAAGATAACCCGGAATTTGCATGCTCCGTTATGAGAGGGATCGACAGCACCGTGAACTCCGTAACAGAAAACAAGTATTATCCTAAGGAGGCACTCCGCAAGGTACCTCTCAGGAAAAAACTCACCGTTGACGAATATGTCAAAGGTGTCGAATCAGGGGACCGCATGATTCTTGCCAAAGCAATTACTTTGATAGAAAGCAATGCGCCCCGTGATTTCGACAAGGCCCAGCGGGTACTCCAGGCATTGCTGCCCAGGACCGGGAAAGCGCTTCGCATCGGCATCACCGGTGTTCCAGGGGCAGGCAAAAGTACATTTATCGAAGCTTTCGGCACGATTTTGTGCCAGCAGGGCTTCAAAGTAGCCGTTCTGGCAGTCGATCCTACAAGTTCCATTACAGGCGGCTCCATTCTCGGCGACAAGACCAGAATGCAGACACTCTCCAGGGAACCGAACTGCTTCATCCGCCCGTCACCTTCTGGCGGAACCTTGGGCGGCGTAGCCAGAAAGAGCCGTGAAACCATGCTTCTCTGCGAAGCGGCAGGCTGCGATGTAATCCTGGTCGAAACCGTTGGCGTAGGCCAGTCTGAAACGACAGTCCGTGATATGGTAGACTTCTTCATGCTCGTCGTTCTCACCGGTGCCGGTGATGAACTTCAGGGCATCAAGAAGGGCATCATGGAACTTGCGGATGCTATTGTCGTCAATAAAGCAGACGGCGATAACCTGACGAAAGCGCAGGTCACCTGCGGCGAATATGAAAGAATGGTTGAATTTGTCAGACCGGCGACAGAGGGATGGAAAACACATGCCTACTGCTGCTCGGCACTGAAAAAGACAGGCCTTCTGGAACTCTGGGCCGTCATGAGAAAGTTTGAAAAAGTGACGAAGAAGTCCGGAGCCTTCCAGAACAGAAGACAGCGCCAGGTTCTGTCCTGGGTGCACAGCATGATCAATGAACACCTGCATAACCTTTTCTTCGAAGATCCGCTGATCAAGAGCCGTATGCCCGATGTAAGGGCAGCCGTACTGGCCGGAGTCATCTCTCCAAGCCAGGCAGTATCGGAACTGATCAAGCTTTTTGAAGAAGATCATTCGATGGAAAGCAGGCACCCGCTGTAA
- the msrA gene encoding peptide-methionine (S)-S-oxide reductase MsrA, whose translation MKDLYLSGGSFYGIQEVFSRVKGVVDTKAGYANSSMENPTKDDVDKGLAGAVECVKVTYDPKKIDIASLLALFFTIINPYTDGIQGKYKGPQYRSGIYYTSQEDTIQISYYMAFMANKGVRHQMTDNSFVINQYEGEGGRRPPIRTEAKELINFFEAPAEEQHYLRRNPTAYTPINIQLLEQVGAIEKIQEELESE comes from the coding sequence ATGAAAGACCTGTATCTCTCAGGAGGCTCCTTCTACGGAATCCAGGAAGTATTCTCCCGCGTGAAAGGCGTAGTAGATACAAAAGCCGGATATGCCAACAGCAGCATGGAAAACCCGACAAAAGATGACGTGGATAAGGGTCTTGCCGGCGCAGTAGAATGCGTAAAAGTGACGTATGATCCCAAGAAGATAGATATTGCATCCCTGCTCGCCCTGTTTTTCACCATTATAAATCCTTATACAGACGGGATTCAGGGAAAATACAAGGGTCCGCAGTACAGGAGCGGCATCTACTATACGTCTCAGGAAGATACCATCCAGATCAGCTACTACATGGCCTTTATGGCAAATAAAGGAGTACGGCACCAGATGACAGACAACTCCTTTGTCATTAACCAGTATGAAGGGGAAGGCGGAAGGCGTCCGCCCATCCGTACAGAGGCAAAAGAACTCATTAATTTCTTCGAGGCACCTGCTGAAGAACAGCACTACCTTCGCAGGAATCCGACAGCGTATACGCCAATCAACATACAGCTTCTGGAACAAGTAGGAGCCATTGAAAAAATACAAGAGGAATTAGAATCTGAATAA
- a CDS encoding glutathione peroxidase, whose product MSVYDFTCTTMQGKEVSLSQYKGKVLLIVNTASKCGFTPQFAGLEKLYKEYKDKGLEILGFPSNQFNEQDPGTNEEIQEFCKVNYGVTFQMFKKGDVRGDNPQPLFAYLTKQKGFKGFNMDHPVAPKLVPMLKEKHPEILEGDGIKWNFTKFLIDREGNVVERFEPTTTPEEIAPAIEKLL is encoded by the coding sequence ATGAGCGTTTATGATTTTACATGCACCACCATGCAGGGTAAGGAAGTTTCTCTCTCTCAGTATAAAGGCAAGGTTCTTCTGATCGTCAATACCGCAAGCAAATGCGGATTCACACCGCAGTTTGCCGGACTTGAGAAACTGTACAAGGAATACAAGGACAAGGGTCTGGAAATCCTCGGCTTCCCGAGCAACCAGTTCAATGAACAGGATCCTGGAACCAATGAAGAAATCCAGGAATTCTGCAAGGTCAACTATGGCGTCACATTCCAGATGTTCAAGAAGGGCGATGTACGCGGTGACAACCCGCAGCCTCTCTTCGCTTACCTGACCAAGCAAAAAGGATTCAAAGGATTCAACATGGATCATCCGGTTGCACCGAAGCTCGTTCCGATGCTGAAGGAAAAACATCCGGAAATCCTTGAAGGCGACGGAATCAAATGGAACTTCACCAAATTCCTGATCGACCGCGAAGGCAATGTCGTAGAACGTTTCGAACCGACCACCACACCGGAAGAAATCGCTCCGGCTATCGAAAAACTTCTGTAA
- a CDS encoding HAD-IIB family hydrolase, producing the protein MNGRKFFFFDIDGTLTTPLTNDYPDSTREAIKELQDNGHFVAIATGRMQADAWEVAKALGICAAVSDGGNALTIHGELIYDEGLPLEDCIRTLSEIDSERFPFAVCPENKKMRVATSDLYLSRVKDRYYETVVDPSFDFRKVDTIHKIFVACTKDDLPEIPLHMLPHVWFRKDNMLIEPVHKERGIFEVMKRYHLTDEDVVVFGDGMNDRSMFRDEWFSIAMGNAKPQLKEKAKYITKRADDDGIYYACKKFGWI; encoded by the coding sequence ATGAACGGAAGAAAATTCTTTTTCTTTGATATCGACGGCACATTGACGACACCGCTGACGAACGATTACCCGGACAGCACGAGAGAGGCCATCAAGGAGCTGCAGGATAACGGTCATTTTGTAGCGATTGCGACGGGACGCATGCAGGCGGACGCCTGGGAAGTGGCGAAAGCCCTTGGCATCTGCGCCGCTGTTTCAGACGGGGGAAATGCTCTGACCATTCATGGGGAGCTGATTTATGATGAGGGTCTTCCTCTTGAGGACTGCATCAGGACGCTTTCGGAAATCGACAGCGAGAGATTTCCTTTTGCCGTCTGCCCGGAAAACAAGAAAATGCGTGTGGCGACTTCGGACTTGTACTTATCCCGCGTGAAGGACAGGTACTATGAAACGGTCGTCGATCCATCCTTTGATTTCAGGAAGGTGGATACGATCCACAAGATTTTCGTTGCCTGCACGAAGGATGATCTTCCTGAGATTCCGCTTCATATGCTTCCGCATGTCTGGTTCAGGAAGGATAATATGCTGATCGAGCCTGTCCATAAGGAAAGAGGCATCTTCGAAGTCATGAAGCGCTACCACCTTACGGATGAGGATGTCGTCGTATTCGGAGATGGCATGAATGACCGCTCCATGTTCAGGGATGAATGGTTCAGCATAGCTATGGGCAATGCGAAGCCGCAGCTGAAAGAAAAAGCGAAGTACATCACGAAAAGAGCCGATGATGACGGGATTTATTACGCCTGCAAGAAGTTTGGCTGGATTTGA
- a CDS encoding energy-coupling factor transporter ATPase, with product MDKEIRKDGEGEVLFDIRHLTHTFETEDGRTFDALKDVTAQIMKGSFTAIIGTNGSGKSTLARHLNALMMPTSGEVIVEGMSTSDYSHIWDIRQKVGMVFQNPDNQLVAAIVEEDVAFGPENLGVPPDEIRRRVDAALEKVGMTEFRTHAPAMLSGGQKQRIAIAGILAMHPDCIVLDEPTAMLDPSGRAEVMKTIHELNEKEGITIVLITHFMEEAVTADHVLVVDQSELKMQGTAREVFSQAEKLTKMGLDVPVAADLAHGLREKGFKIPEDCLTDEELGEALCPYVSKI from the coding sequence ATGGATAAAGAAATCAGGAAAGATGGAGAAGGGGAAGTTCTCTTCGATATCCGTCACTTGACCCACACGTTCGAGACAGAGGACGGCAGGACGTTCGATGCCCTTAAGGACGTGACGGCCCAGATCATGAAGGGATCCTTCACGGCGATCATCGGAACGAACGGGAGCGGCAAATCTACGCTGGCCCGTCATTTGAATGCGCTCATGATGCCTACATCCGGTGAAGTGATCGTCGAGGGAATGTCCACATCGGATTATTCCCACATCTGGGATATAAGGCAGAAGGTCGGCATGGTATTCCAGAATCCGGACAATCAGCTGGTTGCTGCGATCGTAGAGGAAGATGTCGCTTTCGGCCCGGAAAACCTGGGCGTGCCACCGGATGAAATCCGCCGCCGTGTCGATGCCGCTCTTGAAAAAGTAGGCATGACCGAGTTCCGCACGCATGCACCTGCCATGCTTTCCGGCGGGCAGAAGCAGAGAATCGCCATTGCAGGCATTCTTGCCATGCATCCGGACTGCATCGTCCTTGATGAACCGACGGCTATGCTCGATCCTTCGGGAAGAGCCGAGGTCATGAAGACGATTCATGAACTGAATGAAAAAGAGGGCATCACGATCGTCCTCATTACGCATTTCATGGAAGAAGCCGTGACTGCCGATCACGTCCTGGTTGTCGACCAGAGCGAGCTCAAAATGCAGGGAACGGCAAGAGAAGTATTTTCTCAGGCGGAAAAGCTGACAAAGATGGGTCTTGATGTGCCGGTCGCGGCCGACCTGGCGCACGGCCTTCGCGAGAAGGGATTCAAGATTCCGGAAGACTGCCTGACCGATGAGGAGCTGGGAGAAGCGTTATGTCCATACGTGTCGAAGATATAA
- a CDS encoding energy-coupling factor transporter ATPase, protein MSIRVEDISYIYGKGSPFEKTALSHINLTINKGEFIGVIGHTGSGKSTLIQHLNGLIHPTSGKVTIDGIDLAAKTKDAVAKRHSVGMVFQYPEHQLFEETVAQDIAFGPKNLGCDEEEVDKRVKSAMRFAGIDYEKFAGRSPFRLSGGQQRRVAIAGVIAMHPDFLILDEPSAGLDPIGRREIFSRIWDWYNKGVFSVILVSHNMDDIARLATRLLVMHKGKLVLDGDPMDIFLNHREELKECGVDAPPLTQTLQALKARGIPVPEDAKTTKEAIDRMAKMLGGNKSC, encoded by the coding sequence ATGTCCATACGTGTCGAAGATATAAGCTACATATACGGCAAAGGATCCCCGTTTGAAAAGACGGCGCTTTCGCATATCAATCTCACGATCAATAAGGGTGAATTCATCGGCGTCATCGGACACACGGGAAGCGGCAAGTCCACGCTCATCCAGCATTTGAACGGGCTCATCCATCCGACGAGCGGCAAAGTCACCATCGACGGCATCGATCTTGCGGCAAAGACGAAGGATGCCGTGGCCAAGCGCCATTCCGTCGGGATGGTATTCCAGTACCCGGAGCATCAGCTCTTCGAGGAAACCGTAGCGCAGGATATCGCCTTCGGCCCGAAGAACCTTGGATGCGACGAGGAAGAAGTGGACAAGCGTGTCAAAAGCGCCATGCGCTTTGCCGGCATTGATTATGAGAAATTCGCAGGCCGCTCGCCGTTTCGTCTTTCCGGCGGACAGCAGCGCCGTGTTGCCATTGCAGGCGTCATTGCCATGCACCCGGATTTCCTGATCCTTGACGAACCATCCGCCGGCCTTGATCCGATCGGAAGAAGAGAAATCTTCAGTCGCATCTGGGACTGGTACAATAAGGGCGTATTCTCCGTCATCCTCGTTTCCCATAACATGGACGACATCGCCCGCCTTGCAACAAGGCTTCTTGTCATGCACAAGGGAAAGCTCGTCCTTGACGGCGATCCGATGGATATATTCCTGAACCACAGGGAAGAGCTGAAGGAATGCGGCGTCGACGCACCGCCCCTGACGCAGACACTGCAGGCGCTCAAAGCCCGCGGCATCCCCGTTCCGGAAGACGCAAAGACGACGAAGGAAGCCATCGACCGCATGGCGAAAATGCTGGGAGGGAATAAATCATGCTGA
- a CDS encoding energy-coupling factor transporter transmembrane protein EcfT, with amino-acid sequence MLTDMTLGQYYPGDSFLHRMDPRAKILCTMIFIIAIFLANNPFSYLLVAAFTLGAISVSGVPYKLVWRAVKPLWFILLFTLAIHVFTTPGTELFSWKFIHISEEGIRNGVEMTLRLVFLIAFTSLLTYTTSPIVLTDGIEALLMPFKRIGVPAHELAMMMTIALRFIPTLLEETDRIMKAQSSRGADFVNGNLWQRAKNMVPLLVPLFISAFRRADDLATAMEARCYRGGEGRTKMHQLAYTWRDRNAMISVVLVTAALIGLYVYFR; translated from the coding sequence ATGCTGACAGATATGACGCTTGGACAGTACTACCCGGGCGACTCTTTCCTGCACAGGATGGACCCCCGCGCGAAGATCCTCTGCACGATGATTTTCATCATTGCGATATTCCTGGCCAATAACCCGTTTTCCTACCTTCTCGTGGCCGCTTTCACGCTCGGTGCGATTTCCGTATCCGGCGTGCCTTACAAGCTTGTATGGAGAGCTGTGAAGCCTTTATGGTTCATCCTTCTCTTCACGCTGGCCATCCACGTATTCACGACACCGGGAACCGAGCTCTTTTCCTGGAAATTCATCCATATCAGCGAAGAAGGTATCAGGAACGGCGTGGAAATGACGCTCCGTCTCGTATTCCTGATCGCTTTCACATCGCTCTTGACTTACACGACGAGCCCGATCGTCCTGACGGACGGTATCGAAGCGCTCCTCATGCCATTCAAACGCATCGGCGTACCGGCGCATGAACTGGCTATGATGATGACGATTGCGCTCCGCTTCATCCCGACACTTCTGGAAGAAACAGACCGCATCATGAAGGCGCAGTCCTCCAGAGGCGCGGACTTCGTGAACGGCAATCTCTGGCAGAGGGCGAAGAACATGGTTCCGCTCCTCGTGCCGCTCTTCATTTCCGCTTTCAGAAGGGCCGACGACCTGGCGACCGCCATGGAAGCGCGCTGCTACAGGGGCGGCGAAGGACGCACGAAGATGCACCAGCTCGCCTATACATGGAGAGACAGAAATGCCATGATTTCTGTCGTACTTGTGACTGCAGCGCTCATCGGGCTTTACGTATATTTCAGATAA